The Gemmatimonas sp. genomic sequence AGCGACCTTCGACGAGGTGAATGCCGTCATCGCCGGGAGCGGGACCGCCGCCGGTATTCACGCGCACCTCGGCATCCACGGGGCGATAGCCCGGGCTCTCGAATCGCAACCGGATGACCGAATCGCTGCTCGCCAGTCGCAGCCCACCGAAGCGGGCGAGCCCACGCTCTGCCGTCACCCGATCACCGGCGAGGATGGTCACGTCGGAATCGAGCGGTCGCACCTGGACGACGCGCGCGCCGGTGTCGGCGGTGCGACCGTTCCCGACGCGCACCACGATGGAGGGCACCAGCCGCAGGGCACGGGTTCCGAAGAGCGGCGCCCCATGCGCCACGAGGGCGGCCTGCGACAGGTTCAGCGATGGCTTTCGGGCCGAGGCCCAGGCGAACGTGGCCGCCGCCACGGAGGTGACGAGCGAAAGGCCGAACCACAGGCGTGCGAAGGCGCCGGGCTGGCGCTGATGCCACCGAACACGCTGCACGATTGTCTGCTGACGTTCAGGGGAGACCGCAGCACCCACGATGTCCGTGAGCAGCTGCGTCGCCGGACGCCGATCACCGCGCGCACGCGCCTGTGCCACCACCTGAACGAACAGGTTGCCCGCCTCGTCGTCGGCGCCGGCGGCGCAGAAGTGGCGCACGGCCATCGGCAGATGCTCCGGGGCGCGGGTGCGCACCAGCGCCTCGGTGAGCTGACGATGCGCCGCCGCCACGTCGGCTGTCGCGCTGTCGGCGAGCAGCGACTCCACCACCACATCGTGTACCGGTTGCCAGCGTGCGTGCTCGCGGCGCACGAACCCTTTGGCTTCGAGGGTACGCAAGGTGGCGGCATCCTCGGGGCGCGCCACCACGATGTTGGCGGAAAGCGGCATCCCCGCGACCGCCAGAACGAGCAAGAGGGCACGTTCGTCCGCTGTGCACGCGCGCAGCCGACGGGTAAGCGGCGCCGACGCCGCGACCAGCTGCGTGGCCGCGCGCCAGTCCCGCGAGCTCCATTGGCCGTCGCACAGGGCGAGCAGACCCGCATCGATTGCCAGCGTGAGTCGCTCCACGACTTCGAGGGGAATGCCCTCGCAGGCGTTCACCAGCGCCCCTACGAACTGTTCGCTGTCTGCCGTGTTCGGCCACGTGCCGGACGCCTCCAGCGTGTCGAGCGTGGCGTCATGGGTGAGCGGTGGGAGATCAATCCGCTGCAGCGCGGGGTGTTCGACCACGAGCGGCCGTTCCGGGCGCATGGCGCCGACCACGAGCAACGGCAGCCCCGACATGCGCGCCAGCACCATGGTGACCAGCTGCCGTGAGGCACTGTCCAGCCAGTGCAGGTCGTCGAGCAGGAGCAGCAATGGCTGTTGTTCTGCGACCGCCTGCAGCAGGTCGAGTACGGCGAGCGCGCGGCGCCGCACGAGTTCCCCTGCCTCGGGTGAGCCCGACACACCGGCGAATCGACTCGCCAGCCCCGGATCGAGCGCCACCAACTCACGTGCGCTGTCGGCGCTGATGCCAGCCGCACCGCGCAGGCCGCAAAGCCCGCGGGCCAGGAGTGCGGCGAAGGCGAACGGGACATCGAGTTCGCCGGCATTCGCGCGCACGCTGAGCACCTGCGGACGCTTGCCACTGCACCGGTCGGCGATCGCGCGCAGCAGTCGGCTCTTTCCCACGCCGGCGACACCCTGGAGGATCACCAGTTCAGTGTCACCACGACGGGCCCGGGCCCAGGCCGACATGGTGGTCGCAAACGCGTCATCGCGCCCCACCAGCTCCAGCGTGAACGGCGTCGGGCGCTGCTCCGAAGGCTCCGGGTCAGCACTGCGCGCCCGGCCAATGCTCGCCTGCATCGCGGGCGACAGCGGCAGATCCAGTCGCGCCGCCAGTGCCGCGAGACTGTCGGCCTCGCGACGGGCCCCCACGCGATCACCAAGGTCGAGGTGCACCTCCACCGCCAGCCGTCGGGCGTCGAGCGAGTCAGGCGCACGCGTCAACAGCGCGGCAAGCGTCGTGCGGCGGTCGGCCGGCTTGAGGCGCGGCGGCTCGCGGCGCAGGACGGTCTCGACCAGACGTACCAGCGCGTCCTCGAGGCGCCCCCGCTCGGCCGCGGCCCACGCTTCGAACTCGTCGCCGCCAGGCAAGGCGAGGTCGGCGAGGAAGGGTCCGTGATACAACGACAGCGCTGCCGTGACGTCTTCACGCGCCACCGCGTGGAGGAACTGTTCGCGATCGAGCTGCAGCGCCGGGCCCACACCTGTCACGGCATCGTCGCGCGTGCTGAGCGTTTCCCCGAGCACCCGCCGCAGGCGCCACAGTGCCTGCCGCACGTTGTGCCGACTGCGTTCCGGCACTGCGTCGGCCCAAAGCAGGGCGCAGAGCGTGTCCCGGGAGTGGGCCCGGCGACGCTCGGCAGCGCAGTACGCCAGCAGCGCGAGTGGCTTTCCGCGCTGCAGGACCGCCGGCGTCTCGGGGAGGGTAAGGTCGAGCAGCTCCAGACGCCCGAGCGTGTGCAACATGAAGACCGCACCGGGGTCGGTCACGGTTGGCGCGGGATCGTGCGGCTGGACGACGGGACTGCGTGTCATGGACTCCGCGAGACGGGAGAATGAAACCGAGTGAGAACGACGAGACGTTGGCAAGACGGCGTCTCGCCAGCGTCTCGAGCTCGCGTATCTGCGGGAGCAGGGTGGTAGCGGTGACTTTGCACTGCGGTATGTTTGACGCAATGACACCGGCGATCTGGCAGGATCCCAAACGGTACCTCTGGGCCATCGCGCTCACCATGCCACTTCTGCCGTGGCTGGCGTTGGGGCTCCATGCGGCGAGCGGTGCCGGCCTCTGGCTCTGGCTTGGCCCCATCGTCACGCTGGGTGTGGTCCCGCTGCTCGATGTCATCACGGGCGTCGACCGTGCCAACCCACCCGCGGAGCTGACCGCCGCGCTGGAGGCCGATCGGTACTACCGGTGGGTCACGTATCTCTTTCTGCCGCTGCAGTACGCCGGGTTCGTGGCCGCCTTTTACGTCATCGCCCGCGGTGACCTCTCCGTCGCGGAGTGCATCGGCCTCTCCGCCACGGTGGGCTTCATTGGCGGACTCGGGATCAACACCGCGCACGAACTCGGACACAAGAAGGAGAGTGTCGAGCGCTGGCTGTCCAAGATCGCGCTCGCGCAAAGCTGGTACGGCCATTTCTACATCGAACACAATCGCGGCCACCACGTGCGCGTCGCGACGCCGGACGACCCGGCCAGCAGCCGACTGGGCGAATCGTTCTATCGGTTCTGGCCACGCACCGTGGTGGGTTCGCTGCGCAGCGCGTGGCAGCTCGAAGCGCGACGGTACGCGCGCATTGGCCAGCACCCGTTTCGGCCGGGAAACAATGTGCTGAACGCGTGGCTGTTGTCCGCCGTGCTCTGGACGGTCATGGTGCTCTGGCTGGGCGTCGAGATCCTGCCGTATCTCGTGCTGCAGGGCGTGATTGGCTTCACGCTGCTCGAAGCGGTCAACTACCTCGAGCACTATGGGCTGCTGCGCCAGCGCGTGGGCGCACCGGGACGCGAGCGCTACGAGCATGTGGCGCCGCGTCACTCGTGGAACTCCAACCACCTCACCACCAACGTGCTGCTGTATCACCTGCAGCGGCACAGCGACCACCATGCGCATCCCACGCGGCGGTATCAGGCGCTGCGTGATCACGCGGAAGCGCCGGTGCTTCCCACGGGCTACGCCGGCATGATTCTGCTGGCGCTGGTTCCGCCGCTGTGGTATCGCGTTGTAAATCCGCGGGTGCTCGCGCATTACGGCGGTGACGTGCGCCTCGCCAACGTGGCGCCACACGCGCAGGCGCGACTGCTGGCGCGCTACCCGGCACCTTCCCATTCGACAGCCATACACAGCAGTAGCGGGCCGCAGCACGATGGAAACACGGCGCCCGCTACGTTTGCAGCCGACGCGTACAGCTGCCCGGGGTGCGGATATACCTATGCGCCCCGGCGCGGCGCCCCGCGCGAAGGGTACCCGGCCGGTACGCCGTGGGCCGACCTTCCCGGGGACTGGCCCTGTCCGGATTGCGGGGTGCGTGAGAAGACCGACTTCGTACCGGTGTCGGTGGCGATATGACGCGCGATTGCTAACCCGCGGCGGCGCTACCGCGGCAACGCATACGCCACAATCTCCGACGCCTGCCCGCCCGCGGTCGTCGCAAAAACCACGTACTGCCGCCCGTCGTGCAGGTACGTCATCGGAATGCCCGTCTGCGTGCCGCTCGGAATATCGAGTCGCGTAATGCGCGCCCCGGTGCGCTTGTCGAGCACCCATAAATTGCCGCTGCCGTTCGTGCCTTCGCCGGCGAAGAGCAGCGTGCGCGTCACCAGCAGTCCGGCGCGCGACGTGCGACCCGTGTTGGGAATGCTGGCCGGCGGCAGCTTGAGTCGCTCGGCGACATACGCCGGCGTATCGCCGTTGGGCACCATCCACGCATGGTTGCCCGTCGTCAGGTCGATCGCGGTGATGCGCCCCCAGGGCGGCTTCACGAACGGCACGCCGGGCGCGAGCTGACCGCCACGGCCGCCCGCGATATAGTTCATGTCCGAGACTTTGCCACCGGGCAGCAGGGCGAGGAACGACGGCGCCGTCACCGACGGCACATACAGGTAGCCCGTCTCGGGGTCGAGCGCGCCGCCTTCCCAGTTGGCGCCCCCTGTCGAGGCCGGGAGCGAGAGCGTGCCGCGCGTGCCGTCGGTGGCGCCCGCCAATGAGGGCGGGGTGTAGAGCGGCCCCCAGCGGTACTGGCGCGCGATTTCCCGCGCGCGCGCGCGAATCTCCGGCGTGAAGTCGAGCAGGTCGTCCTCGCTGAAGCCCTGTCGCTCGAAGGGCGCGGGCTTCGTGGGGAATGGCTGCGTGGGACTGTACCACTCGCCGGGTACGTCGCCCTTGGGCACGGCCCGCTCCTCGATGGGCCAGATGGGTGTACCGGTCACGCGATCGAGCACGAAGACGAAGCCCTGCTTGGTGAGCTGGGCCAGGATTCTTCGTGGCTTTCCCTCGACGGTGAGGTCGGCGAGGATGGGCGCGGTGGTGTTGTCCCAGTCCCAGATGTCGTGGTGGATGGTCTGGAAGTGCCACACGCGTTTGCCTGTACGCGCGTCGAGCGCCACGATGCTCGTGGAGAAGAGGTTGTTGCCCGGCCGGTGACCACCGTAGTAGTCGCCGGTTGCCGCTTCGGTGGGCAGATAGACGTAGCCAAGCTGCGCATCCCAGGAGATCTGCGCCCACGCGGCGCTGTTACCGGTGTAGGCCCACGACTTCTCGAGCCAGCTGTCGTTTCCGAACTCGCCGGGCTCCGGGATGGTGTGGAACGTCCACAGCAAACGCCCCGTGCGCGCATCGAAGCCGCGAATGTCGCCCGGCGTGTTCACCTTCGACGGCGGCTGCATGCCCACGTGCAGCGCCGCGCCCACCACCAGCACATTGCCGATCACAGCCGCCGGCGAACTCGCGCCAATCGAGCCGTCCACCGACACGCCTTCGCGAACGCGGAGATTCTGCTGCAGGTCCACGACGCCGTTGCGTCCGAAGCCGGGGATCGGCCGGCCGTTGTGTGCGTCGAGGGCGATGAGATGGTACCCGGGGGTGACCACGTAGAGGCGGTCGTCGCCCTTGCCGTCGGACCAGTACGACACACCGCGTCCCGAGTTCACGCGCGGCGCCTTGGCAAGCCGGTCACGCTCGTCGAAGCGATACATCCAGATGGTTTCGCCCGTGGCCGGATCGATGGCGACCACATTGCGGTGCATGCCGGCGGTGGCGTAGAGCCGCCCTTTCACGAAGATGGGCGTCGTCTGACTGGCGGCGGCCGGGTTGGGCCCCTGGTTCCGGGCGCTCCATCGCCACGCCACTTCGAGCGAAGCCGCGTTCGACGCGTCGATCTGACTCAGCGACGAGTATCGGGTGTGCCCCGCGTCGCCACCGTAAATGGGCCACTCGGCGCCGGCGCCGCGCTGTGCACGCGCGGTCGCCGGCGCGACCGCACTCGCGGCAGCGGAGAGCGCCAGCAGGGCGAGGGGAAAATGCCGTCCCATCAGAGGCTCCAAGGGAGAGAAGGTGATTCGGCGGTCGCGAGAACGTGCCGTGCCGTTGCCGTATCCGCTAGGGAATGCAGATTCCGCCGCATGGTGATCGTCGTGCTCCTCGTGGCGCTGCTCGTGGCGCCGATGGCCTCGCCCTCGACGCTGGCCGCGCAAGCGCATGAGCATGCTGCCAGCGCACCGGCCCCCGATGCGCGCCTCGAGCTCGTGCTGGGCGGTCCGCACCTGATCCTGTATCACACCGGCTATCTCGCGCTGGGCGAGTCGCAGGTGGCCGGGCTGCAGCGACTGCGGCGCGCGGTGTGCGAGGCGGAAGTCGTGTACGTGGAGCGCACCGCAACGGGGCGCGACCAGATGTCCGCGCTCCTCGCCGACTCCGTGCCGCTGCCGCGCGAATCAGCGGCGGCGCCCACCAGGTCGTCAGGGCTGCACGACGCGATGAATGCACTGGCCGCCGCGGAATCGTCGTGGCTCACGGCGCTGCTGCGCGCGCGGCGCGACGCGCTGGGGCTGCTGACCACGCCGCAGCGCGCCCAGCTGATGACGCTGCGCGATCACTGGGTGCGCGAATCGCTCGCGATGATCGAGGAGTCCACGCGCCCCGGTCAGCGCGGACACAAGGGCACGCAGCTGCCCATTCGCGTGCCTGGGATGGTGGTGGGCACCACCACGTTGCTCCCCTACTGCGAGTCGTTGCACGGGCCATCGATGCACATCAGCATGCCTGGCGTTCCGCCGCAGGTCAGCCGCTGAACGGCACTTGATCAGCCGCTGACCTTCACCCGCACGTAGCCGTTCGTCCAGCAGCACTGCTGCCCCGGCGCACTGTCGGTGATGCCGAAGTTGTCCACGCGTACCCGCAGCATGTACTCGCCGGGGGCACTGAAGCGCACCGCCGTCGTGGCCTCGCCGCCTCCGGGCGCCGTGGTGGCCGTGCGCGGCTCGAAGGATACATCGCCGGGCCCCTGGTGCTTGAACCAGAGCATGTTCAACGGGATCGGCTTCCGTTCGCCGCGATCCTCCATCCACACGCGGATCGTGAGCGGGGTGCCCATCGCGACCATGAGTGGCCCGGTGGTCACGCCCTCGCGGCCCGCGGACGCGGGGCCGTCGGCGGCGAAGCGCACCACCGGCATCATCGACCCGGCAGCCTGCGGTGTGTAGGAGAGCTTGTAGTACTCACTCGTCGCGCGGCCGGGTACGGTGTAGGTCACCCCGCCGTGTCGCAACGTCCATACGACGTCACCCTTGTGCCCCGTCGGCACCCGAATGGCGAACACCCCGCGTTCGCGCCGGCCGCCAAACGCGCCATAGCGCACGACTGGGAAATGGGTCGGCTGCAAACCATTGAACTGCGCCGGCTCGATGCGATTGTCCGGACCGATGGGAATATCCACCGCGCCGCTCGCGTTGCGATTCATGAATCCGTACGAGAGCGTGATGCTGCCATCGGGATTGGCGTACCACCCGTCGAAGTACGGCGCCACGCCGGCGCCGGAGGGTGCGCTCGGCCCGAGGGGGTATCGCGCGCCGGGCTGCGGTTGCGCCGAAAGCGGTACGACCGAAAGCGGCACGGCCACGCAACAGGCGACGGCGACGAGCGCGAACTTCACTTCTTGGCCCGCTGCGCGAGCAGCCGCTGATACGACGCCTCATCGAGTTGCGTCACCGCGATCCACGCGTGGCTCATTTCGTCGGTGGTGCGATCACCGATGCCTACCCATTGATCGGGATCGGGATTGGCGGGGTTCTTGTCGGTGTTGTCGTACCACGCGGTGTTGATGATCACGGAGCCCGCCGGCAGGAGCGGCGCTGCGTCTTCGGCGTACACGTGGCTGTGGTGCCATCCCGGGTTCCAGTTCGACACCATGCTCAGCGTTTCGCGTCGACCGTCGGGATACAGCACCTCGAGCCGTTTGGCGACCAGACGCAGATGCCCATGCGGCTGCCACGAATCGATGCGCACGGGCGTGTTGAACCGGTGCATGCCCTGCGTGACGAGGGTGCCGTGCGGCTCGATTTCGAAGTCACCCGAGCCGCTCTGCAGCGCATAGAGACCCAGCGTTTGCCGATGCCGCGTTTGCGGGGTGACCTCGGGCCCGTGGAACCAGATCCCGACCTCGAGCTGGTCGTCTGCGACAGCCTTCCCATTGGGGAAGTAGTGAATGTCGAAGAGCACGTTGGAGCCCGCCGGCGCGATGCGGCAGGCGTCGGCTGGTACGATTTCGCCGATCTTGCCGAGTGCGTATTCGGAGAGGCGTACGCTCCCCGGACCGCCGCCACCGACGGCATCCGGCTCCGTCGTGACGTTGCCCGGCACGAACGTGGAGTTGGCGTGGTGCGTGACGCTGCGTCCGGCGACCGTGGGCTTGGTTTCGATGGCCTTGATGCAGCGGTCGGTGGTGAGGCCGCTGGGCACGGCGGGGCGCCACCAGCGGTCCTGGCCCACGGCCGGCACGGAGTACTTGGCCGCCTTGATGACCAGGTCGGGCGGGCCGTACTGCGCGGCGAGCTGGTATTGCCCCGGTTCCGGTAGTTTGGGTGCGGGGGGCATATCGGCCGGGTCGCCTTCCGGCATGCCTTCGTCGACCCACCGAAGAATCGTCGCGATGTCGCGATCGGAGAGGCGCCAGTCGTGCTGGAGTTTCTGGATGCCGATGTGGGTGTCGTACTGATAGGGCGGCATCTCGCGCGCCTGCACGACCTGCTTGATGAGCGGGCCGTGGCGGCGGGCGTGTTCGTAGGTGAGGAGGGGCATGGGCCCGATCCCGCCCGGCGAGTGGCACACCTGGCAGTTCTTCTGCAGGACGGGGGCGACGTCGCGGGTGAAGCTGATGCGCGCCGAGTCGGCGGCGCGGCGTGGCGCCGAGTGCGTGCCGGGTTCGGAGCGTGCGGCCGGCGTGCCCGTTCGCGCCGCGGTGAGGATGAGGGCGGCGGCACACGAGAACGCGAGGGAACGACGCCAGCGTCGCGGAAGCGGCTTCCGTGGTGACGGACCGGTCGGCTCCATGAGGTTTCTCCGGGGACGGGTGGCGGATAGCATGGCGCGCGTGGGGCGGCGGGGCAAGGGAACCGGGGGCGGGCGCCGCTGGCGGCGGTAGGAACGGTGCGGTCCGCGTGGGGCTGATGGCGGTATAGTCGCGCGCAGGAATACAGAAGAGCGGCGCCTTCACTCGGGGAGTGGGGCGCCGCTCGTTCGATACCCGCATGCGTGTTGTCCCGCCGCGCCATTCGATGACTCGGCGTGGCGGTGCGTGCCTCTTGCGGGTCTCTCGGCGCGACTGAACGTTAGACTGCATTATCTGCAGCCTAACGCGGTGGCGTCGATGCCTTGGCCACTGGGGCAAGTCGTTGATGCATTGGGTGATATCCCATTGGCGTCGACGGTCGGTGCGCGGGATTAGACTGCGGAAATGCGCTGCATAATCCGTGGTCTGCAGTGATCGCCTGCAGCCTAATCAGCGTTAGGCCGCTAACCAGGGATTAAGCTGGCGGCTAGCGCAGGCTAGATGCGTTTCATTGCTGAGTCTGATGCAGTTGCAAACTGCCTAGAGGCGGCCACTAAGCTCACGGCAATCCACTCGAGCTGTTCACACTTCCCCTTCGCGCAATGATCCGACGATCTGGCTGTTTCTTGTTCATGCTGGCCTTGCACGCCTGCACTGGTACCGCCGAGCGATCCGATACGGGCAAGACGGCTCGCGATAGCGCCGGCGTGTCGATCGTAGAACACTCGGCCGCGTACATGGCGGCTCTCCCCGAGTGGACGCTCGACAGCACGCCGCTGCAAGAGCTGCGCGGCGACGCGACAGACACGCAGTTCGCGAGGATTCTCGACGCGGTGCAGCGTGCCGACGGCGGCTTCTACGTTGCCGATCAGCAGCAGCGGGACATCAAGGCCTTTGCGGCGAGCGGCGCGTTCGAGCGAGTGCTGAGCCGACCGGGCCGCGGTCCCGGCGAGGTAGGCTACGTCAGTCGACTACAAATGCTTGCGGGTGACTCACTGGCTTTTGTTGATGCCAACAATCGGCGCGTGTCGGTGTTCGGACCGAATGGGCATTTCGCGCGTCAGGTCCTCTTTCCGCGCTTCGAGGATGGCTCGTCGGTCCGCATCAATATGCAGCTGATGGACGGACGACTGCTTGGATCGCTACGCCAGCCGTGGGTGGAGGCGACGGAAAATCGCGATTCCGTGTATCGGACACCATTCGCAATCGTGGCGTATCGCGTCGTTCCTTCGACCGGCGCGGACACCGGAGTTCCACCCGCCGATGTCGATACGATCGCCGTGGTGCCCGATGGCGAAGCCTATCGCGCCAACAGCACCGAAGATGGGGAGACGCGGGCCGACGAGCATCCGCTGCGGTTCGGCCACAACACGATCGTC encodes the following:
- a CDS encoding pyrroloquinoline quinone-dependent dehydrogenase, whose amino-acid sequence is MGRHFPLALLALSAAASAVAPATARAQRGAGAEWPIYGGDAGHTRYSSLSQIDASNAASLEVAWRWSARNQGPNPAAASQTTPIFVKGRLYATAGMHRNVVAIDPATGETIWMYRFDERDRLAKAPRVNSGRGVSYWSDGKGDDRLYVVTPGYHLIALDAHNGRPIPGFGRNGVVDLQQNLRVREGVSVDGSIGASSPAAVIGNVLVVGAALHVGMQPPSKVNTPGDIRGFDARTGRLLWTFHTIPEPGEFGNDSWLEKSWAYTGNSAAWAQISWDAQLGYVYLPTEAATGDYYGGHRPGNNLFSTSIVALDARTGKRVWHFQTIHHDIWDWDNTTAPILADLTVEGKPRRILAQLTKQGFVFVLDRVTGTPIWPIEERAVPKGDVPGEWYSPTQPFPTKPAPFERQGFSEDDLLDFTPEIRARAREIARQYRWGPLYTPPSLAGATDGTRGTLSLPASTGGANWEGGALDPETGYLYVPSVTAPSFLALLPGGKVSDMNYIAGGRGGQLAPGVPFVKPPWGRITAIDLTTGNHAWMVPNGDTPAYVAERLKLPPASIPNTGRTSRAGLLVTRTLLFAGEGTNGSGNLWVLDKRTGARITRLDIPSGTQTGIPMTYLHDGRQYVVFATTAGGQASEIVAYALPR
- a CDS encoding AAA family ATPase, encoding MTRSPVVQPHDPAPTVTDPGAVFMLHTLGRLELLDLTLPETPAVLQRGKPLALLAYCAAERRRAHSRDTLCALLWADAVPERSRHNVRQALWRLRRVLGETLSTRDDAVTGVGPALQLDREQFLHAVAREDVTAALSLYHGPFLADLALPGGDEFEAWAAAERGRLEDALVRLVETVLRREPPRLKPADRRTTLAALLTRAPDSLDARRLAVEVHLDLGDRVGARREADSLAALAARLDLPLSPAMQASIGRARSADPEPSEQRPTPFTLELVGRDDAFATTMSAWARARRGDTELVILQGVAGVGKSRLLRAIADRCSGKRPQVLSVRANAGELDVPFAFAALLARGLCGLRGAAGISADSARELVALDPGLASRFAGVSGSPEAGELVRRRALAVLDLLQAVAEQQPLLLLLDDLHWLDSASRQLVTMVLARMSGLPLLVVGAMRPERPLVVEHPALQRIDLPPLTHDATLDTLEASGTWPNTADSEQFVGALVNACEGIPLEVVERLTLAIDAGLLALCDGQWSSRDWRAATQLVAASAPLTRRLRACTADERALLLVLAVAGMPLSANIVVARPEDAATLRTLEAKGFVRREHARWQPVHDVVVESLLADSATADVAAAHRQLTEALVRTRAPEHLPMAVRHFCAAGADDEAGNLFVQVVAQARARGDRRPATQLLTDIVGAAVSPERQQTIVQRVRWHQRQPGAFARLWFGLSLVTSVAAATFAWASARKPSLNLSQAALVAHGAPLFGTRALRLVPSIVVRVGNGRTADTGARVVQVRPLDSDVTILAGDRVTAERGLARFGGLRLASSDSVIRLRFESPGYRPVDAEVRVNTGGGPAPGDDGIHLVEGRFTVGGIRQTVRGPDALLRVPADSLLNGVVQMQYSSSHAAASVWASVTPTWGKADEEGRELLPLTTPVRWDVVDLPVTLKAPSRPGHHWILFTVAAEPSGGYALSATNWTMNRPLWHDGNDLAHLPDAVIRQANHRGTAAVMTAYPMKHRQNRPECRVASASVMHCPARQALFGIEVVVY
- a CDS encoding fatty acid desaturase, giving the protein MTPAIWQDPKRYLWAIALTMPLLPWLALGLHAASGAGLWLWLGPIVTLGVVPLLDVITGVDRANPPAELTAALEADRYYRWVTYLFLPLQYAGFVAAFYVIARGDLSVAECIGLSATVGFIGGLGINTAHELGHKKESVERWLSKIALAQSWYGHFYIEHNRGHHVRVATPDDPASSRLGESFYRFWPRTVVGSLRSAWQLEARRYARIGQHPFRPGNNVLNAWLLSAVLWTVMVLWLGVEILPYLVLQGVIGFTLLEAVNYLEHYGLLRQRVGAPGRERYEHVAPRHSWNSNHLTTNVLLYHLQRHSDHHAHPTRRYQALRDHAEAPVLPTGYAGMILLALVPPLWYRVVNPRVLAHYGGDVRLANVAPHAQARLLARYPAPSHSTAIHSSSGPQHDGNTAPATFAADAYSCPGCGYTYAPRRGAPREGYPAGTPWADLPGDWPCPDCGVREKTDFVPVSVAI
- a CDS encoding cytochrome c, with translation MEPTGPSPRKPLPRRWRRSLAFSCAAALILTAARTGTPAARSEPGTHSAPRRAADSARISFTRDVAPVLQKNCQVCHSPGGIGPMPLLTYEHARRHGPLIKQVVQAREMPPYQYDTHIGIQKLQHDWRLSDRDIATILRWVDEGMPEGDPADMPPAPKLPEPGQYQLAAQYGPPDLVIKAAKYSVPAVGQDRWWRPAVPSGLTTDRCIKAIETKPTVAGRSVTHHANSTFVPGNVTTEPDAVGGGGPGSVRLSEYALGKIGEIVPADACRIAPAGSNVLFDIHYFPNGKAVADDQLEVGIWFHGPEVTPQTRHRQTLGLYALQSGSGDFEIEPHGTLVTQGMHRFNTPVRIDSWQPHGHLRLVAKRLEVLYPDGRRETLSMVSNWNPGWHHSHVYAEDAAPLLPAGSVIINTAWYDNTDKNPANPDPDQWVGIGDRTTDEMSHAWIAVTQLDEASYQRLLAQRAKK